The following proteins are co-located in the Apium graveolens cultivar Ventura chromosome 5, ASM990537v1, whole genome shotgun sequence genome:
- the LOC141660064 gene encoding uncharacterized protein LOC141660064, translating into MAMRMLAYGVSADVVDDYVRIGESTAVECLKKFVSTICTIFEGKYLRKPNSNYVQRSLQMDEARGFPGMMGSIDCMHWQWKNCPKAWKGIFMSGHKGVATIILEAVASSDLWI; encoded by the coding sequence ATGGCAATGCGTATGCTGGCATACGGTGTTTCTGCTGATGTTGTTGATGACTACGTTCGTATTGGAGAGAGTACTGCGGTTGAATGCTTGAAAAAATTCGTCTCCACTATATGTACAATATTTGAGGGTAAATACTTACGAAAGCCGAACTCAAATTATGTGCAACGTTCATTACAGATGGATGAAGCTCGTGGCTTTCCTGGTATGATGGGAAGTATTGATTGCATGCACTGGCAATGGAAAAATTGTCCAAAAGCATGGAAGGGAATATTCATGAGTGGTCACAAAGGAGTTGCAACAATTATACTGGAAGCAGTTGCTTCATCTGATCTATGGATATGA